TTTATTGTTAGTGGAGTCTGTGCAAGTTTGTATTACTATTACAGGTGTCTCTGCAAATATGCCGGTAATGTCTTGCGGGTTTGTTTAAATCCTTCCATAGCTCTGGTTTTTATACGGTTTTATTTAGAGATCTTGGAATTGGGCTTTCTAGGGTATATACCAGCATTAAGTTTTAACATTCGAGAGGTATCCCTGGTAAGGGGTGAGTATTCATCAATATCTTTGATTTCTACCTACCTGATTCCGAACATGGTGCTTCGTCCTGCACAGCAAAGCTGAGTTTATAAGACTTAAAAATTAACACAGGTGTCACTGCGAGTATACTGGTAATCTCGTATGGGTTTGCTCCATTCTTAGCTCCCTCTTTAATGTAGTTTTATTTAAGAGATCTTGGAACTGGGTGTTTCTAGGATATGTATTGGTTTTAAGTTCTAACATTCAAGACATATCCCTGGTAAGGTGGTAATTTGTTCGCATATGGTATCTTTGATTCCAAAATTTCTCCCTATCCAATCCCAAAAATGATGCTTCATCCTGCATAGCAAAGCTGAATACTATAAATTGAGCAGAGCAGTGATGCATTGTGCCTTTTGGACTTTATTTCAAGCAACCAAAGGAGACCAACAGGGTAAAACAAGTCGGGGGTATTAGcatctctttctcctttgAATTTTTAGTACATGCATTTTCTGCTGAAAATTCTACTTTTGGCTTTGAAGgctatccaaaaaaaaaaaaaccacatcGGCAGCGGGATGTCCTGGTATTTTTAATAgtattacaaatttttttttaattattaaaaaaatctccCTGGTAAGGGGATAATAGTCTGTTCAACTGGTAAGTTGGCCACAAATGTCAGTTTTTCTGCAACTCTAGCCGGTGATGATGCATCTTGCGATGGAAGCTGTATGATTTAAAGGTGAGCACGGCTAAAGAGGCATAGTGCCTGTCTGCCGTGCCATTTAGGATTCAATATTTTTCTGCAGTATGATGCTTTGTTGTAGATGTTAAAACATCTATCCACAGTTACTTAGTCTTAAGCATTCTTTGCTTAAGATCAGAATCCTTTATATCTAGTTTATTAATCGTATTCTTCTTCTATGAAATTTCAGGTTCGATTGGTCTCtgacaaagaaacaaataaaccTAGAGGCTATGGATTCATTGAGTACATGCATACACGGGACATGAAAGGTTTGCTTTAATACTTTATGTactaaattacaatatgatTTGTCCTTTGTTTCTAAGACTAGTTATATGCATGTTACAGCTGCATACAAGCAAGCTGATGGGAGGAAGATTGAAGGCAGAAGGGTTCTTGTAGATGTTGAACGTGGGAGGACAGTCCCAAACTGGCGTCCTCGCCGACTGGGTGGTGGGCTTGGGACCACCAGAGTTGGAGGTGAAGAAGTTAATCAGAGATATTCAGGAAGGTAAGGAGTTTGATTCCAACATTTCCCGACTTTAGTCATTGAAAACTGATGTGCAAATACTGTGCATATTGTACAGTAGAAATTTAGTTGTAAGAGAGATGGACCTCATTGCCTAAAGTGCTTATGTTTTGCCCTGAATTAACATGGGGATGAAGGTGTTCTTTTAGTTTCAGAATTGAAAATATGTGAGATTTGTAGAGTATGCTTGAATTTTAGAAGTTTTATCGGGGATATCAAAGTTTTTCCTACTGAGGTAAAGATGTTTAATCTCTTCTGTAcatgtcttttttttccttaatccCATATGTGGTCAAATATAGTTAATGGTAATGTAATAGTCATCCATTGCAGAAAAAATTATAGTAACCAACATTATGTGAGCACCAATAAATGAAGAGAATTGTATCTTCTGTGGTTGTTTTATGACTCATCTTTAAGTGGTATGTTGGTAGAGATTTCTTTGTCTTCCTAATATGTAATCTATATTATCAAAACAAACTGCTTTGTTTTGTActgtttttattatataagcTATGGGATTTTGGGAACATGATCTTTTTGTCAACTTCCAAGTTGTGTCATAAAATTGCTGGATGTGTTCCGGTGAAAACTTTGTTTCCTCGTATGTTTAGCATGTTTTTTTTCAGTGCCTTTGTTAACTTTAACATTTATCTTTGTTTGCTTAGGGAGCAAGTACAATCAGGAGGACAACCCCGGTCCGAGGAGCCGAGGGTACGCGAGGAGCGGCATGTAGACTTGTAAGATTTTCCAAACTGTTTTGCACATTGTTTGAAAGGTTTTGGTAGTAGTGATGCTCAGCTttaaatgatgatgatgatgatgatgattattattattattataaaagcttgttcaaaatatgaaaaacaaaaaaagagttgaaaacaaaaagcatGCCCGGACAAAAAGCATGCAAGATATCCTTGGGTGCACTCAATCTGTCATGGTTATGTACTGCTTTTAACTTGCATACTAATGATAGTTAATacaatttaaatttttgtaaCAATTGTCTTGAAGTAATTGTTCTGGCATTTGGTCATGCTTTGTAGGTattcatgaatttttattattattactaatGCAATTTCATTATTGCTTTCTATGTGAGTGATATTGAGTGAACTGATTTTCAGGGATAGAGAAAAATCCCGTGAAAGGgggaaagagaaagacaaGGAGAGAGAACGGGAGAAGTCCCGTGAGCGCTCCCGTGAACGCTCCCATGACAAGCCTAGGGATCGTGATCACAGGGAAGATAGGCACCACAGAGATCGTGATAGAACCAGGGACAGGGACCGGGATAGGGATAGGGAAAGAGATCGTGGTCGTGATCGTGATCGAACTCGTGAGCGAGGACGTGATCGTGGCCGTGACTATGAACGTGATCGAGAAACTAGGGATCGGGATCGCGATCGCCCTCGAGAAAGAGACAGGGATTATGAAGTTGGGGACCCTGAGCATGATCGTGGCCGTTCCCGTGACAAGGAATCTGATTATGACCACCGTACTGAATCAAAACATGAGAGGGACCGACATGGCGAAAGAGAACGGGATTATGACCACACTGCCCAGGAAGACGGCCAGGGGTGGTTTGAACAACCTGAACATGGCCATAGGCGCTCCGACCCTGACCAGGATGCTGAGCCCTATGAACATCATCGTAGCCAGTATGATCAATTGGATGTCCAGCATGACCATGACCGTTACAAACAATATCCTGATCGCGGGCATGATCGCTATGATCGAATGGAGGAGGATGATTACCATTATGAACAAGCACCAGTTGAGTCCCGCGAAAGGGACAGGGATGGAGATGTGGAGCGAGATTATCGGAGGTCATCTAGATCACTCTCTCGGGATTACAATGAGTATTAAGACTGAAATTGAATACCTCTCAAGTTTTTGTGCTTTGTTGGTTAGCTATTCACTCTGATTGGGTTCATCAGCACTCTAAGATTGCGTCTTATGCAGCAGCTGCTTTCTGTGTCGggtcttttgttttgttctttttgcccttttctttCTACTCAATCCTACGTAGAGCTGTGAAAATTAAATGTCTTTGCGACTAAGCTGGCTTGAGGATGTTACGTGTTGGGTAATTTAAATGTCTGAACGTTTACGGTGGTGGAATTGGgtaggttttttttccctcttttgtaaaccttttaaatttgtgaaaattaatgaatttgtTGGTGGATTCGTGTGAGACATTTAATTCCAAGATGTCTTGGACTTTGCATCTCATCTGTCTCCTGGACATGCAGGCATCTTGAAATTCTATTTGCCACCTACCCAGATTTCATAAATATGTAGGCATGCAGGCACCACCCCCTTTTATGAGCATTGCATTGCACATCAGTCTTTTTATCTGATCTGATTAGCATGCAGGCACCACGCCCTTCTGATGGAATACTGCGTACGTTGTATAATTGGGCTGGAATAAAATGAGGCCCAATGGTACGCGGGCCCATGCAAGTAGTCTTCCACTCTAACCAAATTTCACTGATAAAACAATTTTCTGGTTACCCATGCCCAAACgtttcaaattaatttgtgTTCCAGTTTTACACAGTTTAGTATATATGGTCCAGTCcaagctttttatttttggtacaAATGGTCCAGTCTAGTTTTCAATAtaaatcttttgtttttatataattttatacaAAGCATAATCGAAGCTAAAACCCTCCGAGGTAAATGATTTTAACCACTTTAGTTACAAGCCAATGAGTCAAATCAACAACTCTATAATTCAAATATAGGAATTTTTGAGGGGGctgtgttgtgtttttgtttggaaGAGGCCAAAAACCAAGAAGCAGCGATGAAGCTTCATATATTAAAGTGCCACAGCACCTGTTGCTTACAGCTTCTTCAAGAATGTCAATTCGTAAAAGCTTCTTCGTGTGGGTACTGCATTGCCTCGAGAAATTGAAGTTGCTTCTCGGAAATTTCTAGGAAGAAACCCCTTGTCCTGCTTTATggtaagaaacaaaatcacaaCAGAGGTTTTGTGTGGCCAGCAGGTTGTTTAGAAAACAAGTAACCATgacaacaaagaaacaaaataacgTTAAAATCACTTGGGCATCAAATAAATCCCAATGTTGAAAACTATCAGTTCAAAATCATGAGGTGAAGTGAACCCACTTGCCAGTTCCAGTTTCTTCCATTCAGCTTCTGGGAAGCTTCATGATTAGAAAAATGACATATTGAGGACAAAAGCCTCTTATGTTTGCTTCCCATTTCTTGCTCcatccaaatttgagattaagaATTGTTGTTGGTAATTTTTAAGGGGGTGCATCATTGTGTACTGTGGAGCATGATTTGTACCATTTTAAGATTTTGGACTGTTTGTTTGGCAGAGTTTTACTGCAAAGCTTGCAATTTTGACTTGACTGTTGTTGTGTAAATGCCAAAGAAAAACCTGTTTGAgagtttgggtttttattatttttttgagatCCTTTTTAAGCTtaaacaccttttttttttttttttttaaccctCCTCTAGATTCCTCGAGAATAAAGAATGAAGGACACCAAAAATGTTAGCATTTGGTGTTTTCTTCACCCTGCTATATCACTTTATGAATGTGAGTTGGCATGATTGCAGCAAAGCTTTGATGACTCAGCACTCCCCAGTCCCTACTTACACTCTTACTAGGATTTGAGGGTCCCaactcagagagagagagagagagagagagagggtaaATAGGATTTGAGGGTCCcatatgtaaatttttttataatcttaATGAAGTCCAAATCAATACAcatgcagagagagagattataaATGTAGACAGCAGGACAGTAGGCAGTACTAGAAGAGTGCACTCCGAATTGTGCATTATACTTAAAAAAGctaggaggagaagaaaagggaAGTGCAGAACATTCAACAGAAGTATTATTTCTGTATAGAAACAGCTTCTCTGAACCATAACTTCATTGCCTTGCTATTAACTATCATCACCTGAATGGCTCAAACCAAGGTCACTCCGAGGGCAGTTACAATATCAGCAAGAGCAGCAACAATAGCAATAGCATGGGCACTCTTCATTAACCTCCTTATGACAAGTGAAGTTGCCAGTGCAGAGAGGCCTCTCAAAGATGAGAAGCCAACAAAATTTATTGAGCAAGACATACATGAAGCATTTTTTGTGAAAGTGGTCAATTTTCTATGGCAGGCTGGAGGATCTTCTTATCAGCCTGTTTGGCCAGTGAGTTTGATCTCTCTTAAACACCATAGTTCATGCATCTCCAGCAagaacacagagagagaaagagatagagAGCTTAAAGGGGATATAACTTTTACATCTAATTTCCTATAAAATTTGATGATTCTTCCTTTCATGTTTACTGTTGTGGTATTTTGACTTTgacatacaaatatatattttggttgTTCAGGAGATGAATTTTGGTTGGAAAATTGTAGTTGGCTCAATAGTTGGATTCTTTGGTGCAGCATTGGGTAGTGTGGGAGGTGTTGGAGGTGGAGGTATTTTTGTACCAATGCTTGCCTTGATCATTGGTTTTGATCCCAAGTCTTCCACTGCCATTTCCAAGTGTTAGTAATCACTTTTCCttttaatcttttcttttaactTGTTACTTTAATCTtaatgtattcaatttagacaGAATTGAAGAACTGTATGCCATCCTATTGGTCATGCAGGTATGATAATGGGTGCTGCAGGTTCAACAGTATACTTCAATTTGAGACTTAGGCACCCAACACTGGACATGCCCCTTATAGATTATGATTTGGCTTTGCTCTTTCAGCCAATGCTCATGCTAGGCATCAGCATAGGAGTTGCCTTCAACGTCATGTTCGCCGACTGGATGGTCACAGTTCTACTTATCATTCTCTTCTTAGGTACTAACATTTTGAACACAAATTCCTTATTTACTTTGAATACTCCCAATAATCTTATTAGACATTCTTCTGAATTCTGGCAGGTACAGCAGCAAAAGCTTTAATGAAAGGCATAGAAACATGGAAGAAAGAGACAATGATGAAGAAGGTAAGGTTTTCACTTAACTATTTCCTGAGCTATCAATGATTTTGGTCTGGTACCAATCTAGTAACAaggaatttgagatttcaaatGACTTTCAGGAAGCAGAAAAGCAGTTGGAATCAGAGTCCAAACCTGGCGGTGAGTGCTCATCCAAGCAAACattcctatatatatagaccAAGTTTAGAGATTATACACTAATATCAACTAAAAGAAAACTCTCAAGTGCGCATCTCCTTTGTTGCAGATGGTTCTGGAGAAGACTACAAACCACTACCTGGTGGTCCTGCTTCATTGCAAGATGAGCAGGTAAGTTCCAAGAATATGAGAACACTCTAGGGCAGTATTCTTTTGCAACTTCTTTGTCATCTGCAATTTTTAAGttgtttcagt
Above is a genomic segment from Prunus dulcis chromosome 7, ALMONDv2, whole genome shotgun sequence containing:
- the LOC117636014 gene encoding U1 small nuclear ribonucleoprotein 70 kDa, encoding MGDYNNNNNNNNNDAFMRSQNAAVQGRTKAQNRANVLQLKLIGQSHPTGLTTNLLKLFEPRPPLDFKPPPEKRKCPPLTGIAQFVSKFAEPGDPEYTAPVQKGETPTQRRARIHQLRLDKGAAKAAEELEKYDPNNDPNISGDPYKTLFIARLNYESTESRIKREFDVYGPIKRVRLVSDKETNKPRGYGFIEYMHTRDMKAAYKQADGRKIEGRRVLVDVERGRTVPNWRPRRLGGGLGTTRVGGEEVNQRYSGREQVQSGGQPRSEEPRVREERHVDLDREKSRERGKEKDKEREREKSRERSRERSHDKPRDRDHREDRHHRDRDRTRDRDRDRDRERDRGRDRDRTRERGRDRGRDYERDRETRDRDRDRPRERDRDYEVGDPEHDRGRSRDKESDYDHRTESKHERDRHGERERDYDHTAQEDGQGWFEQPEHGHRRSDPDQDAEPYEHHRSQYDQLDVQHDHDRYKQYPDRGHDRYDRMEEDDYHYEQAPVESRERDRDGDVERDYRRSSRSLSRDYNEY
- the LOC117634998 gene encoding sulfite exporter TauE/SafE family protein 3-like gives rise to the protein MAQTKVTPRAVTISARAATIAIAWALFINLLMTSEVASAERPLKDEKPTKFIEQDIHEAFFVKVVNFLWQAGGSSYQPVWPEMNFGWKIVVGSIVGFFGAALGSVGGVGGGGIFVPMLALIIGFDPKSSTAISKCMIMGAAGSTVYFNLRLRHPTLDMPLIDYDLALLFQPMLMLGISIGVAFNVMFADWMVTVLLIILFLGTAAKALMKGIETWKKETMMKKEAEKQLESESKPGDGSGEDYKPLPGGPASLQDEQVPISHNVYWKELSMLVYVWVAFLIVQIVKTYTETCSTMFWVLNSLQVPIAVSVTLFEAICLCKGTRVIASKGKEITNWKLHQIFLYCSCGIVAGMVGGLLGLGGGFILGPLFLELGIPPQVASATSTFAMLFSSSMSVVQYYLLNRFPVPYAAYFVLVATIAAFTGQHVVRKIIAVLGRASIVIFILALTIFVSAISLGGVGIANMVEKMENQEYMGFENFCHQS